The DNA region CTCCTAACCGTCATCTTGCAAAAGAAGATGGTAAGAGTATTAGCGCTGATGAAACAGCACAGTTCATGGTAATTGAATTTGACCGTAACGAAAAGCGTATCGTTCTTTCACATACCCGCATCTGGGAGCAAGGACAAATAGAAGTGAAAGAAGCTGCGAAGAAAGAAGCAAGAACTGAAGCTGAATCTACACGTAAGGCTGTAAAGAATGTGCAGAGCAAAGTAGAGAAAACTACGCTTGGTGATCTAGGTGTTTTGGCTGAGCTGAAGAAGAAAATGGAAAGCGGCGGTAGCGATGCAGCAGCACCATCTGAAGAGCCGAAGAGTGAATAATAAAGCAATAGCTTAAAATAAAATCAAAGTCCCGGAGTAACCCGGGACTTTTTTATTTAGAACCTCTCATGTTATTTTAGTATTTGCAGTTAATTCTTTTTCAAAGTTTGTAATTGTCCATAGGTAGGAATTTGCTGCATGATTGAAGCCCTTATCTGTGTCAGCATATATACTTCCGCCTGGTAAAACTCAAAAGCAATTATTGCATTGGTAGCAGCCTTGATTTTCTTATAATAAGTCTCAAGGCTCTTTTCCTGCTCTAATCGGTTTGAAAAATATTTAACAGATAATGAATCAGCAATAGCAGGTGTCATATGGCTGTATGCCTGCGCTGTTTTTTCGTACAAACCGATTCTCGCCTTTGCGGTAGCTTTATTCGACACTTGATATTCATCATAAAGCTTCCAGAAGGCAACGGAATCCTTTCCTGACACTGGAACTAATTTGCTGATGGCTTCTTTTTTCTGAACACCCAACAAGTTTATAATAGCGTCTGCTTCAGCATCTGATGTTTGTGCATGTGCTTGCGAAATGGTACCAATAAATAAGGCCGTAATGATTAAGTTAATTTTCATATTTTATATTTTCACAAAAGAAAAGCAATTTTTACGAGAAAAAAAAATCCGTTTATAAATCTTGTAAAATGCCGGCTTATTTCCTGTTTTCCTGAAGGTTTATTTAGTCGCAAGGAAAGACCCTACGATTGCAGCAATAGCTTGCGTATCCATCATCAACGTCCCATGTCCTTTGGCGGGAAGTATTGCCAATTGTGATCTAGGCATTCCAACTACATCTCCGAAAACATTTCCGCCTAATAAACTATATGTTTCTGCCAGTACTTTTTTATCTGTACCATCATTATCGCCCATGATCAATAATACAGGTGCTTTGATGTTTTTGATCTTGTCATCGCCAAGATTAAACTTCTCTGCACTGAACTTGAGCATTTTTGCAATGAACTTATGCCAGTTGGAAGTATCAGGTGCTGACTTGATATATTCAGATCTGATCGGCGTATTATCAAAAGCATCGGGTTTCAGGCCGGTGAGCATGGTATACATGATACCTAACCATCCTTCGGATTTATAAGTGGATGAAATGATGATCAGTTTCTTTGTCATAGCTGGCTGCTGAATAGCAAACTGGAAAGCGACAGTGCCGCCATAACTAAACCCAAGTATATCTGCACTGTCAATCTTTAAATGTTTCAATACAACAGCTACATCACTGGCAAGTGTTTGATAACTCAATGGACGTTGAGATAATGGTGTATGCCCATGGCCTTCCAGTTCCAATGCAATAACTTTTCTTGTTTTGGAAAGAATGGGAATCAGTTCACTCCAGTTCGAGTTAATGGTCATATAGGCGCCATGCAATAAAACGATGGGATCGCCTGCACCATATACTTCATAATAAACTTTGGAACCATTTAGCGGTGCATAGCCGGATGATGCAGGTGTAAGCGGTTGTTGTGCATCACTATTCAATGTAGAAAGCATGTTTATAACGAGTAAAAGTGAGAAAATAGTTTTGTTGATCGTAGTAGGCATATGATTTGTTTTTGTCAGTTATTTTTCCCTGTTATCTCAACTCCATATCTTATCGCCGCCTGAAGTATATCAATGTTTATATCTTTTATAGTTTTGAACTTGATGCAATACCCGGTTACACTCGCCTTGCCAAGATTTTTTCCATATGTATTGGCTAAGTATTTTTTATCCTTGATACCCATGATATAGACAGAGATGCCGGTTGTGTTAGGGCTCAAACCAATTTGATAAAACTCCCTGGTTGTTCCATCAGTATATTTCATGGTGTAAGATCCGTATCCTATATTAGGATTAGAAACGATTTTGCCTTTATCGTCTTTGCCATCTAAGAACCATAATTTACATTTTGGCATTACTTGCAGAATGATGCGGTGCAACTCTTGCATATCGCTGCGTTTTGGTTCAGGTTGACTAGTAATATACTTTTTGATTTCTTCTTGTACGTTCATATAAATATAAAATTATAGATTACTTATTTACCTTTTTACTCGATATGCAGAGCCACTAGTTATTTTAAAAAATTATTTAAGTAATTCAAGATCGTTGTTGTCTGCATCATCAGGCTCACATGTCCTTGTGAAGGAACAATGGCCAATTGCGATCTTGGCATCGGCTGCATTTCAGCAGAGACACCACCTCCCAACAATTGATAGGTTTTTATCAACTCTATTTTATCCGTTCCGTCATTGTCGCCGGAAATGATCAGTACAGGCGCAGCAATTTTTGCAATATTAGAGTCACCAACGTTAAATGGTGTCTCGGCGAAAGCAAACATCTGCTCTAAATATTTTCTCCATTTTGTTTTGTCAGGTGCCACTGCATCGTATCCTGCTTGTAGCGGTGTGTTATCAAAAAATTCAGGCTTAAAATCTTTAAAAGCACCGTTTACTACGGGTAGCCAACCATTTGTTTTATAAGTAGAAGAAATGACCACTAATTTTCTTAACCGTTTAGGGCTTTGTACAGCAAACTGGTAAGCCACTGAGCCCCCCATACTATATCCTGCTACATCAGCACTGTCTATTTTCAGGTAATCCATCACCTTTTCTACATCACTTGCTAAAGTTGTGATCGATAATTTTCTATCTGAAAACGGCGAATGCCCATGTCCCTGCATTTCAATTGCAATTACTTTCCTGCTCTTTGATAGCTCAGGTATCAATTCTGCCCAGTTCATATCAATTGTATAAAAAGCGCCATGTAGTAAAACTAAAGGCCTGCCCTCACCACCTGCCTGTCCGGCAGGCAGGTATACTTCGTAGTAAACTTTAATGCCATTAACAGGTGCGTAACCACTGTTGGAAGGTTTGATCTTTTGTCCGATTGATGAAGACGCAATAAACATAATTGCAATTAGTAGTATTGCTCTATGAGGATTATGTGTTTTGAATAAATTTTTCATAACACTGTTTAAATTTTAATTTATTGATAATACAAAACTGCAATTACTTGTCCTTTAGTTTTGGGCAAATTCAACAATCCATTCAATACCGTATTTGTCTCTAAAACAACCAAAATATGTACCCCAGGGACCATCACCAATAGGCCCTTCTATTTGTCCTCCCACTGAAAGCCCATTAAATAATTTGTCTGCTTCTTCTTTACTTTCTGCAGTTATTACAATTTTGCTTCTGTTCTCATTTTCGTTTGTTTTTCCCATAATTTCCGGAACATCATTTGCCATCAGCATACTATTTTTACCAATAGGCAAAGCAATATGCATAATTTTATTCTCTTCTTTTTTCGCAATCGGGAATTCAGGACCTGCCAGGTCTTTGAAACGAATGATCTTTGCAAACTCTCCGCCAAATACTGATTTGTAAAAGGTAAATGCTTCTTCGGCGTTTCCGTTGAAGTTTACGTGAGGATTGATAAGTGCCATAATTTTATTTTTTAGATTGTTAAATTGTTTACTTTCTTAAAATTTTATCCAAAGACTTTCCAGGAGAAAATCATTTTTTAGATAAAGTTGTCAATAAGTTTTCCAGGTTGCTCAACGACATTTTCATTCCCTGTGTAAAGCCTTCCAATATCCTCTCTAACCTTTCAAGGGATTCATTGTAAATGATAATGTTCACTAGGGTGGTTCCATTTTCTTCACTGAAATTATGGTCCCATTCAGAACCATGCAATTCAGGTTTTTCATCCTTATCAGTAAAAACATTATACATTTTAAAGTTCGTCTTTGGAGTAATGGAAGTGTATTCCTGGAGTGCCCAACGTTCTTGCCCTTCGGGGCTTATCATGGCATAAAATCTTTTGCCACCCACT from Bacteroidota bacterium includes:
- a CDS encoding DUF1801 domain-containing protein, with translation MNVQEEIKKYITSQPEPKRSDMQELHRIILQVMPKCKLWFLDGKDDKGKIVSNPNIGYGSYTMKYTDGTTREFYQIGLSPNTTGISVYIMGIKDKKYLANTYGKNLGKASVTGYCIKFKTIKDINIDILQAAIRYGVEITGKNN
- a CDS encoding SRPBCC domain-containing protein, whose translation is MTNSLLFDFTVDKASKTVHIKREFNAELSLVWDAFTKAELIDQWIAPKPMIAKTKYQDFKVGGKRFYAMISPEGQERWALQEYTSITPKTNFKMYNVFTDKDEKPELHGSEWDHNFSEENGTTLVNIIIYNESLERLERILEGFTQGMKMSLSNLENLLTTLSKK
- a CDS encoding alpha/beta hydrolase, which translates into the protein MPTTINKTIFSLLLVINMLSTLNSDAQQPLTPASSGYAPLNGSKVYYEVYGAGDPIVLLHGAYMTINSNWSELIPILSKTRKVIALELEGHGHTPLSQRPLSYQTLASDVAVVLKHLKIDSADILGFSYGGTVAFQFAIQQPAMTKKLIIISSTYKSEGWLGIMYTMLTGLKPDAFDNTPIRSEYIKSAPDTSNWHKFIAKMLKFSAEKFNLGDDKIKNIKAPVLLIMGDNDGTDKKVLAETYSLLGGNVFGDVVGMPRSQLAILPAKGHGTLMMDTQAIAAIVGSFLATK
- a CDS encoding VOC family protein, yielding MALINPHVNFNGNAEEAFTFYKSVFGGEFAKIIRFKDLAGPEFPIAKKEENKIMHIALPIGKNSMLMANDVPEIMGKTNENENRSKIVITAESKEEADKLFNGLSVGGQIEGPIGDGPWGTYFGCFRDKYGIEWIVEFAQN
- a CDS encoding alpha/beta hydrolase; the encoded protein is MFIASSSIGQKIKPSNSGYAPVNGIKVYYEVYLPAGQAGGEGRPLVLLHGAFYTIDMNWAELIPELSKSRKVIAIEMQGHGHSPFSDRKLSITTLASDVEKVMDYLKIDSADVAGYSMGGSVAYQFAVQSPKRLRKLVVISSTYKTNGWLPVVNGAFKDFKPEFFDNTPLQAGYDAVAPDKTKWRKYLEQMFAFAETPFNVGDSNIAKIAAPVLIISGDNDGTDKIELIKTYQLLGGGVSAEMQPMPRSQLAIVPSQGHVSLMMQTTTILNYLNNFLK